In Periplaneta americana isolate PAMFEO1 chromosome 4, P.americana_PAMFEO1_priV1, whole genome shotgun sequence, one DNA window encodes the following:
- the LOC138698829 gene encoding pupal cuticle protein 36-like, with protein MSISLIFLVALAAAAATVPDTKTIEKRGIDHGHGGTSYSSFNLGSGASGHGGLISSSGYGHGGISAGLISSVGYGHGGISSGVGHGGFGGSAGLISSGGYGHGGFGLGYAGLGGGVGGFGGGVGGFGGGAGGGDVQVNTITQTVPVPVPQPYVVPITRQVPVPVQVPYLVERPVPFPVAVPKPYTVTVPRPVAVAVPRPVPVPVPEPIQVPALQAIPVPVDQPVPVPVAQPVAIPVPQPITVNVPVPVVVPGGNGGGAGAGIGAGGAGFGSGGAGFGSGGAGLGHGFGGYGGIGHFSSGGYGKH; from the exons ATGAGCATCTCCTTG ATATTTCTCGTGGCTCTGGCGGCCGCAGCAGCCACAGTCCCAGACACCAAGACCATAGAAAAGCGCGGAATCGATCATGGTCATGGAGGAACTAGTTACAGTTCCTTTAACCTCGGGTCAGGTGCCAGTGGTCACGGAGGATTAATTAGTTCTTCTGGTTACGGACACGGAGGAATCTCAGCTGGTCTTATTAGCTCCGTGGGATATGGCCATGGAGGAATATCCAGCGGTGTTGGACATGGAGGATTTGGTGGTTCTGCTGGTCTCATTAGCTCCGGAGGCTATGGACACGGAGGATTCGGTCTGGGATATGCAGGACTCGGCGGGGGTGTCGGAGGATTCGGAGGAGGTGTAGGAGGTTTTGGGGGAGGCGCTGGAGGGGGTGATGTACAGGTCAACACCATCACTCAAACAGTTCCAGTCCCTGTTCCTCAGCCCTACGTTGTTCCAATCACCAGACAAGTCCCTGTACCTGTACAAGTACCTTACCTAGTCGAGAGACCCGTCCCTTTTCCTGTAGCTGTCCCTAAACCCTACACTGTTACAGTACCCAGACCCGTTGCAGTTGCTGTACCACGACCCGTCCCTGTTCCTGTACCAGAACCCATCCAAGTCCCTGCACTTCAAGCCATACCCGTACCGGTGGACCAACCTGTACCAGTACCAGTAGCGCAACCTGTTGCTATACCAGTGCCTCAGCCCATAACTGTGAACGTTCCAGTACCTGTGGTGGTTCCAGGAGGTAATGGTGGAGGTGCTGGAGCCGGTATTGGAGCTGGAGGAGCCGGTTTTGGATCGGGAGGAGCTGGTTTTGGATCGGGAGGAGCCGGATTAGGGCACGGGTTTGGAGGTTATGGAGGTATTGGCCACTTCTCCTCCGGAGGTTACGGCAAACACTAA